A stretch of the Musa acuminata AAA Group cultivar baxijiao chromosome BXJ2-7, Cavendish_Baxijiao_AAA, whole genome shotgun sequence genome encodes the following:
- the LOC135616493 gene encoding uncharacterized protein LOC135616493 gives MAAARVLGSALIGLSWQPSSASSYCSGSSSLLLRWQWRRLFSSSGSRLSMSLKAGIVGLPNVGKSTLFNAVVENGKAQAANFPFCTIEPNVGIVAVPDPRLNVLGELSKSQRTVPASIEFVDIAGLVKGASQGEGLGNKFLSHIREVDSILQVVRCFEDNDVIHVNGKVDPKSDIDVINLELVFSDLEQIEKRLDKLKKGKAKDSQSKMKEEAEKSALEKIQKTLMDGRPARSVSLSDLEKESIHNLCLLTMKPVIYVANVAESDLAEPDNNPHVKEVMNLASELQSGIVTVSAQVEAELTELAQEERIEFLKSLGVSESGLGNLIRATYKLLGLRTYFTSGEKETKAWTILAGMTAPQAAGVIHSDFEKGFIRAETVSYDDFVAAGSLAAAREKGLLRLEGKDYTVKEGDVMLFRFNV, from the exons ATGGCGGCGGCGCGGGTTTTGGGATCCGCTCTGATAGGGCTGAGCTGGCAGCCGTCCTCCGCGTCGTCGTATTGCTCGGGCTCCTCGTCGCTTCTCCTCCGCTGGCAGTGGCGGCGGCTCTTCTCGTCTTCGGGCTCGAGGCTCAGCATGAGCCTCAAAGCCGGCATCGTCGGTCTCCCGAACGTCGGCAAGTCCACCCTATTCAATGCCGTA GTTGAGAACGGTAAAGCTCAGGCAGCGAATTTTCCTTTTTGTACAATAGAACCAAATGTCGGCATAGTCGCGGTCCCTGATCCACGACTCAATGTTCTTGGGGAGCTCAGCAAATCTCAGCGGACAGTCCCAGCGTCTATCGAGTTCGTTGATATTGCTGGCCTAGTGAAAGGAGCAAGTCAAGGAGAG GGTTTGGGAAATAAATTCCTTTCACACATTCGTGAAGTGGATTCCATACTTCAG GTAGTACGCTGCTTTGAGGATAATGATGTCATTCATGTGAATGGGAAAGTCGATCCAAAATCAGatattgatgtgatcaacttagagCTAGTTTTCTCAGATCTTGAACAG ATTGAGAAAAGGCTAGATAAACTTAAAAAGGGcaaagcaaaagattcacaatccAAGATGAAG GAAGAGGCAGAGAAATCAGCATTGGAAAAGATTCAAAAGACACTTATGGATGGAAGACCTGCACGCTCTGTTTCTTTATCAGACTTGGAGAAAGAATCTATACATAATCTCTGTTTGCTGACCATGAAACCTGTCATATATGTAGCTAATGTAGCAGAATCTGATCTTGCTGAACCAGATAACAATCCTCATGTCAAAGAAGTGATGAACCTTGCCTCAGAGTTGCAATCTGGCATAGTCACTGTATCAGCACAG GTAGAAGCTGAGCTTACTGAGCTTGCACAAGAAGAGAGAATTGAGTTTCTGAAGTCACTTGGTGTTAGTGAAAGTGGTCTCGGGAATCTGATAAGAGCAACATATAAACTTTTGGGGTTGCGGACTTACTTTACCTCAGGAGAAAAG GAAACAAAAGCATGGACAATATTAGCAG GCATGACAGCACCTCAAGCTGCTGGGGTGATACATTCAGACTTTGAGAAAGGATTCATTAGAGCAGAGACT GTCTCTTATGATGATTTTGTTGCAGCTGGCTCTTTAGCGGCTGCAAGAGAGAAAGGACTC CTGAGATTGGAAGGAAAAGACTACACTGTCAAGGAAGGAGATGTTATGCTTTTCAGGTTTAATGTCTGA
- the LOC103990968 gene encoding uncharacterized protein LOC103990968, whose translation MDSARSWFHKLQPRGEKVKPGPAKKEAGSVKDMQKPPIDEAPSNITKQKVAAAKQYIENHYKAQMKSLQDRKERRWMLERKLADAEVSEEEQNNILKNLEKKETEYMRRQRHKMGVDDFELLTIIGRGAFGEVRICKEKTTGHVYAMKKLKKSEMLRRGQVEHVKAERNLLAEVDSAYIVKLLFSFQDEEYLYLIMEYLPGGDMMTLLMRKDTLTEDEARFYVAETVLAIESIHKHNYIHRDIKPDNLLLDRHGHMKLSDFGLCKPLDSSSFPNLNEPEHAMGRNIRPTLDDKRFNVAPAPRRTQQEQLQHWQKNRRMLAYSTVGTPDYIAPEVLLKKGYGVECDWWSLGAIMYEMLVGYPPFYSEDPMSTCRKIVNWRNHLKFPEEAKLSSEAKDLISRLLCNVEHRLGTKGAHEIKAHVWFRGIQWESLYEMDAAFKPEVNDELDTQNFEKFEETSAPVETSSKSGPWRKMLPSKDVNFVGYTYKNFEIVNDHEVPGIAELKKKSNKPKRPTIKSLFDMDMAPASQPIQGSFLKLLPTQMEMPESQESSPHSSSSSLDQPQFRNR comes from the exons ATGGATTCCGCGAGAAGCTGGTTTCATAAATTGCAACCTCGAGGGGAGAAAGTCAAGCCTGGACCGGCGAAGAAGGAAGCAGGAAGCGTGAAGGATATGCAGAAGCCACCAATTGATGAGGCGCCTTCGAACATCACGAAGCAGAAGGTTGCCGCCGCGAAGCAGTACATCGAAAACCATTACAAGGCCCAGATGAAGTCATTACAAGATCGAAAAGAGAG GCGCTGGATGTTGGAGAGGAAGCTTGCTGATGCAGAAGTTTCTGAGGAAGAGCAGAACAATATTCTGAAGAATTTAGAAAAGAAAGAGACAGAATACATGCGTCGTCAAAGGCATAAAATGGGAgtagatgactttgaacttctgacCATCATTGGAAGGGGGGCCTTCGGAGAG GTGAGGATTTGTAAAGAGAAAACTACTGGGCATGTCTATGCAATGAAAAAGCTTAAAAAATCTGAAATGCTTCGCAGGGGTCAG GTGGAGCATGTGAAAGCTGAAAGAAACCTACTTGCAGAGGTGGATAGTGCCTACATAGTCAAACTCTTATTTTCTTTTCAAGATGAAGAGTATTTATATCTCATCATGGAGTATCTTCCTGGCGGTGACATGATGACTTTACTTATGCGTAAGGATACATTGACAGAGGATGAGGCCAGATTTTATGTTGCAGAAACAGTATTAGCAATTGAATCTATTCATAAACATAATTACATTCACAG GGACATTAAACCAGACAATTTATTGTTAGACCGACATGGTCACATGAAGCTCTCAGATTTTGGCTTGTGCAAACCTCTGGATAGTAGTAGTTTTCCAAATCTCAATGAGCCTGAACATGCAATGGGAAGAAATATCAGGCCTACTCTGGATGATAAGCGATTTAATGTCGCTCCTGCTCCTAGGCGTACTCAACAGGAACAATTACAACACTGGCAAAAGAACAGACGGATGCTG GCTTACTCAACTGTTGGCACACCTGATTACATTGCTCCAGAAGTTCTGTTAAAGAAAGGATATGGAGTGGAATGTGACTG GTGGTCGCTTGGAGCAATTATGTATGAAATGCTTGTAGGTTACCCGCCATTCTATTCTGAAGATCCAATGTCGACATGTAGAAAG ATTGTAAACTGGAGAAACCACTTAAAGTTCCCTGAAGAGGCTAAGCTTTCATCTGAAGCTAAAGATCTTATTAGCAGACTTTTATGCAATGTAGAGCATAGACTTGGGACAAAAGGTGCCCATGAAATAAAG GCGCATGTATGGTTTAGAGGTATCCAGTGGGAAAGTCTATACGAGATGGATGCTGCTTTCAAACCAGAGGTCAACGATGAGTTGGATACTCAAAactttgagaaatttgaggag ACCTCTGCTCCAGTCGAGACTTCTTCAAAGTCTGGCCCATGGAGGAAG ATGCTTCCATCTAAGGATGTAAACTTTGTGGGCTATacatacaaaaattttgaaattgtaAACGACCATGAAGTTCCAGGGATTG CTGAACTGAAGAAAAAGAGTAACAAGCCAAAGAGGCCAACCATCAAATCATTGTTTG ACATGGATATGGCTCCGGCAAGTCAGCCTATCCAAGGAAGTTTTCTCAAACTATTGCCTACGCAGATGGAGATGCCCGAAAGCCAAGAATCATCCCCTCACTCCAGCAGTTCTTCACTGGATCAACCTCAATTTCGAAATCGATAA
- the LOC135582974 gene encoding protein LOL3-like isoform X1 yields the protein MISSGMQGQLVCSGCRNVLLYPRGAASVCCAICSTITTVPPPGMEMAQLICGGCRTLLMHVHGATTVRCSCCNTINITRPVNQVANVRCGHCHTTLMYPYGAPSVKCAICHYVTNVGQMDGMRLPVSTMHRLNGPTPAPPSASASQVQNTTVVVENPMSVDESGKLVSNLVVGVTTGKK from the exons ATGATTAGTTCAGGCATGCAGGGCCAACTGGTTTGTAGTGGATGTAGGAACGTTCTTTTATATCCCAGGGGTGCCGCCAGCGTCTGTTGTGCAATATGCAGCACCATAACTACAGTCCCACCTCCAG GAATGGAGATGGCTCAGCTTATATGTGGAGGTTGTCGAACGCTATTGATGCATGTTCATGGTGCAACAACTGTTAGATGCTCCTGCTGCAACACTATCAATATCACTAGACCAG TAAATCAGGTTGCTAACGTGAGATGTGGCCATTGTCATACAACTCTGATGTATCCTTACGGAGCACCATCTGtcaagtgtgccatatgtcattatgtgacaaatgtcggG CAGATGGATGGTATGAGACTCCCGGTGTCAACCATGCATAGGCTTAATGGACCGACACCTGCGCCACCTTCAGCT TCTGCTTCTCAAGTGCAAAACACGACGGTTGTTGTTGAGAACCCAATGTCAGTCGATGAAAGTGGCAAACTG GTTAGCAATCTTGTTGTCGGAGTGACCACCGGAAAAAAGTGA
- the LOC135582974 gene encoding protein LOL3-like isoform X3 translates to MQGQLVCSGCRNVLLYPRGAASVCCAICSTITTVPPPGMEMAQLICGGCRTLLMHVHGATTVRCSCCNTINITRPVNQVANVRCGHCHTTLMYPYGAPSVKCAICHYVTNVGQMDGMRLPVSTMHRLNGPTPAPPSASASQVQNTTVVVENPMSVDESGKLVSNLVVGVTTGKK, encoded by the exons ATGCAGGGCCAACTGGTTTGTAGTGGATGTAGGAACGTTCTTTTATATCCCAGGGGTGCCGCCAGCGTCTGTTGTGCAATATGCAGCACCATAACTACAGTCCCACCTCCAG GAATGGAGATGGCTCAGCTTATATGTGGAGGTTGTCGAACGCTATTGATGCATGTTCATGGTGCAACAACTGTTAGATGCTCCTGCTGCAACACTATCAATATCACTAGACCAG TAAATCAGGTTGCTAACGTGAGATGTGGCCATTGTCATACAACTCTGATGTATCCTTACGGAGCACCATCTGtcaagtgtgccatatgtcattatgtgacaaatgtcggG CAGATGGATGGTATGAGACTCCCGGTGTCAACCATGCATAGGCTTAATGGACCGACACCTGCGCCACCTTCAGCT TCTGCTTCTCAAGTGCAAAACACGACGGTTGTTGTTGAGAACCCAATGTCAGTCGATGAAAGTGGCAAACTG GTTAGCAATCTTGTTGTCGGAGTGACCACCGGAAAAAAGTGA
- the LOC135582974 gene encoding protein LOL3-like isoform X2, translating into MISSGMQGQLVCSGCRNVLLYPRGAASVCCAICSTITTVPPPGMEMAQLICGGCRTLLMHVHGATTVRCSCCNTINITRPVNQVANVRCGHCHTTLMYPYGAPSVKCAICHYVTNVGMDGMRLPVSTMHRLNGPTPAPPSASASQVQNTTVVVENPMSVDESGKLVSNLVVGVTTGKK; encoded by the exons ATGATTAGTTCAGGCATGCAGGGCCAACTGGTTTGTAGTGGATGTAGGAACGTTCTTTTATATCCCAGGGGTGCCGCCAGCGTCTGTTGTGCAATATGCAGCACCATAACTACAGTCCCACCTCCAG GAATGGAGATGGCTCAGCTTATATGTGGAGGTTGTCGAACGCTATTGATGCATGTTCATGGTGCAACAACTGTTAGATGCTCCTGCTGCAACACTATCAATATCACTAGACCAG TAAATCAGGTTGCTAACGTGAGATGTGGCCATTGTCATACAACTCTGATGTATCCTTACGGAGCACCATCTGtcaagtgtgccatatgtcattatgtgacaaatgtcggG ATGGATGGTATGAGACTCCCGGTGTCAACCATGCATAGGCTTAATGGACCGACACCTGCGCCACCTTCAGCT TCTGCTTCTCAAGTGCAAAACACGACGGTTGTTGTTGAGAACCCAATGTCAGTCGATGAAAGTGGCAAACTG GTTAGCAATCTTGTTGTCGGAGTGACCACCGGAAAAAAGTGA